The genomic stretch CTGGAGGACGTCCTCGGCGTCGGCGACGCTGCCCAGCATGCGGTAGGCGGTCGCGAACAGCAGCCTGCGGTGTTCGAGGTACGGGTCCTGTCCCGTGGCCATGCCAATCACCGGGTCATGCTCCCAGCGCCGCGAACCGGGCGGCAAGGCCCTGATCACCGCGCTGGGAGCGCTGGGAGCGTCGGGAGCCAACACGCCTGTCACGCCGCGGGCTTGCGGGTGGCCCGGCCGCCCTTGGAGACGACGGTGCTGACGTTCATGCGCTTGCTGAGCCGGTAGGTCAGCAGCGGGCTGCCACTGACGAACTCCTTGTACATCACGGCGCTTCGGCCGGTGAGCCGCCAACGGGCAGGGGTGTCATCGGCCTTGGTGAACTGGATGACGGCGTCCCGGCGGCCGAGGCTGACCGGCTGGTGGAAGTACCCGAACCGGAACGGCTTCACGGTCTTGCCCCGGACCAGCCGCGCGATGGTGTCGGCGGTGTACTGCGCGGTGGGCAGCCCGCTCTGGCAGGTGCCGTGAATCTGCCCCCAGGCGAGGCGGATCGCGGCGGCGTCGCCGACGGCGTGGATCTCGGGGTGGGACACCGACCGCAGCGAGACGTCGACCACGATCAGGCCGCGCTCGTCGGTGGCGATCCCGGCCTCGGCGGCCAGCGGCGACACCTTGACCCCGGCGGTCCACAGGCAGGCAGCGGAGGCGATGACCCCGCCGTCGGCCAGCTCGACGCCCTCGGGCAGCACCTTGGCGACCCGGGCGCCGGACTCCACCTTGATGCCGAGCCGGTCCAGCGCGCGGTGGAGGTAACCGCGGGCCTTGTCCCCCATCATGCCGCCGGGCTCGTCCTGGCTGATCAGCGTGACGTGCAGTCCCGGGTGGC from Streptomyces davaonensis JCM 4913 encodes the following:
- a CDS encoding NAD(P)/FAD-dependent oxidoreductase — translated: MSNGHHIVVLGAGYTGMFTAVRLAHRTRKTGVRITLVNPTGRFVERLRMHQVAAGQTLTEHRIPGMLEGTGVRFVEGAATAIDPEARTVTIDGKMSLGYDTLVYALGSATDTGKVPGVDAHAFTLNSIEIAGRFAERLTEVAEAGGTVTVCGGGLTGVEAATEIAESHPGLHVTLISQDEPGGMMGDKARGYLHRALDRLGIKVESGARVAKVLPEGVELADGGVIASAACLWTAGVKVSPLAAEAGIATDERGLIVVDVSLRSVSHPEIHAVGDAAAIRLAWGQIHGTCQSGLPTAQYTADTIARLVRGKTVKPFRFGYFHQPVSLGRRDAVIQFTKADDTPARWRLTGRSAVMYKEFVSGSPLLTYRLSKRMNVSTVVSKGGRATRKPAA